A window from Polyangium spumosum encodes these proteins:
- the thpR gene encoding RNA 2',3'-cyclic phosphodiesterase, translated as MRSRRLFLAVDPSETCQAKIAEAVSRARTSAPRAKWVRTEGIHVTLVFLGAVAEELVPAVVANAEAVAARHAPLTLRFEGAGCFGGRKPRVLWAGVEGDVPALGLVQKELSEALVEVGYVPEERVFSPHLTLARASGFGGDTGLVLAARSLAGESFGEVDVREIVLYESVLSPAGARYEAVTRLPLGGAPPPLH; from the coding sequence ATGCGATCGAGGCGCCTCTTTCTGGCCGTGGATCCGAGCGAAACCTGCCAGGCGAAGATCGCCGAGGCCGTGAGCCGAGCGCGCACGTCCGCCCCGCGGGCCAAATGGGTCCGGACGGAGGGGATTCACGTGACGCTCGTGTTCCTCGGCGCGGTGGCGGAGGAGCTCGTGCCCGCGGTGGTGGCGAACGCGGAGGCCGTCGCGGCGAGGCACGCGCCGCTCACGCTGCGATTCGAGGGCGCCGGGTGTTTCGGCGGGCGGAAGCCGAGGGTTTTGTGGGCCGGGGTCGAGGGCGACGTGCCGGCGCTCGGGCTCGTGCAAAAAGAGCTGTCGGAGGCGCTCGTGGAGGTCGGGTACGTGCCGGAGGAGCGCGTCTTTTCGCCGCACCTCACCCTGGCGCGCGCCTCGGGCTTCGGCGGAGACACGGGGCTCGTGCTGGCCGCGCGGTCGCTCGCGGGAGAATCGTTCGGCGAGGTGGACGTGCGGGAGATCGTGCTTTACGAGAGCGTGCTTTCGCCCGCGGGGGCGCGATACGAGGCCGTGACGCGATTGCCGCTCGGGGGGGCGCCGCCGCCTTTGCATTGA